The Clostridium septicum genome contains a region encoding:
- a CDS encoding Rne/Rng family ribonuclease gives MKKIFIERKRNLLRIAIQDKGRLSECFVEEYSLDPQIGEIYKGRVKNIVPAINSIFVDIGLSKEGYMYLSNELKGKGIKKGDEILVEVVKEPLNNKGAKLTSKVSVSGKFMVITLGGSGISFSKRITDYKEINRLKDFITPLDGYELLLRTNSVNATKNQLEEEQKALIEKIDCIKRKLFYSLKLGKVYGENIILNKVLRDKVDDEAEIIVDNEDDYNQVMEYFKNNEDIKIFLFNENRGLFHYYDIEKEILKLRHNKVNLPCGGNIVIDKTEAMYVIDVNSGKNIKGRSFEKTILETNVEAANEIGRQIRLRNLSGIIVIDFIDVRNKLHKAIIMDELKKSLSPDKGNVRIFPFTELDLVQISRKRIGKSIYNYLDESCKRCKGQGEVLKISYIENLLENEIIKCNEENSINDFYIELDKNYQEEIEGNMFNFLRNIQGLDKEIYLNFVDGIEGYKIEPLIFNTQKENVKKFKVNAYEKYE, from the coding sequence ATGAAAAAGATATTCATCGAGAGGAAAAGAAATCTTTTAAGGATAGCTATACAGGATAAAGGAAGATTATCAGAGTGTTTTGTTGAGGAGTATTCTTTAGATCCTCAAATAGGAGAAATATATAAGGGACGTGTTAAAAATATAGTTCCAGCTATTAATTCAATCTTTGTAGATATTGGGTTATCTAAGGAAGGATATATGTATTTAAGCAATGAGCTTAAAGGTAAAGGAATAAAAAAAGGCGATGAAATTTTAGTTGAAGTAGTTAAAGAACCATTAAATAACAAAGGTGCAAAGTTAACATCAAAAGTAAGTGTTTCAGGGAAGTTTATGGTTATAACCTTAGGTGGAAGCGGAATTAGCTTTTCAAAAAGAATAACAGATTATAAAGAAATAAATAGATTAAAAGACTTTATTACTCCATTAGATGGATATGAATTATTATTAAGAACTAATTCAGTTAATGCAACGAAAAATCAGTTAGAAGAAGAGCAAAAAGCTTTAATTGAAAAAATAGATTGTATAAAAAGAAAATTATTTTATAGTTTAAAACTTGGAAAAGTATATGGCGAAAATATAATTTTAAATAAGGTTTTAAGGGATAAGGTAGATGATGAAGCTGAGATAATAGTAGATAATGAGGATGACTATAATCAAGTAATGGAGTATTTTAAAAATAATGAAGATATAAAAATATTCTTATTTAATGAAAACAGAGGATTATTTCATTATTATGATATAGAAAAAGAAATATTAAAACTTAGGCATAATAAAGTTAATTTACCTTGTGGTGGAAATATTGTTATTGATAAAACTGAAGCTATGTATGTTATAGATGTAAACTCAGGGAAAAATATAAAAGGTAGATCTTTTGAAAAAACAATATTAGAAACTAATGTAGAAGCAGCAAATGAGATAGGACGTCAAATAAGACTTAGAAATTTAAGTGGAATAATAGTGATAGACTTTATAGATGTAAGAAATAAATTACATAAAGCTATAATAATGGATGAATTAAAGAAATCATTATCACCTGATAAAGGCAATGTAAGAATATTTCCATTTACAGAATTAGATTTAGTTCAAATATCAAGAAAAAGAATAGGAAAGTCAATTTATAATTATTTGGATGAATCTTGCAAAAGATGTAAAGGGCAAGGCGAAGTTTTAAAAATATCATATATAGAAAATTTATTGGAAAATGAAATTATTAAATGCAATGAAGAGAATTCAATAAATGATTTTTATATAGAGTTAGATAAAAATTATCAAGAAGAAATAGAAGGTAACATGTTTAACTTTTTAAGGAATATTCAAGGATTAGATAAAGAAATATATTTAAATTTTGTTGATGGAATTGAAGGATATAAAATAGAACCTTTAATATTTAATACACAAAAAGAAAATGTAAAAAAATTTAAAGTTAATGCTTATGAAAAATATGAATAA
- a CDS encoding TIGR03936 family radical SAM-associated protein, with product MRYVIKFTKESSIKFISHLDLMRTIQKVIRRADLPMQYSKGFNPHMALSIAQPLSVGVYSEAEYMDIVLVEELDENEIIDRLNEKTAQGIKFISAHKVINVDGEKKLPQSMALVDAARFTVKMLCDKSEEVSSKMESLLGEEKWITIKKSKKGEKEVDLKTMIKGFKYWVKDNEIIINMLISSGSREHLSPDLVASYIKGKISNIIEDAFVDIKREEMYVLKGKNYVALYKSI from the coding sequence GTGCGTTACGTAATTAAGTTCACTAAAGAATCAAGCATAAAATTTATATCTCATTTAGATTTAATGAGAACAATTCAAAAGGTAATTAGAAGAGCAGATCTTCCTATGCAATATTCAAAAGGATTTAATCCGCATATGGCATTATCAATAGCACAACCTTTATCAGTTGGAGTTTACTCAGAGGCTGAATATATGGATATAGTATTAGTTGAAGAGTTAGATGAAAATGAAATAATTGATAGATTAAATGAAAAAACTGCACAGGGTATAAAATTCATAAGTGCACATAAGGTTATAAATGTTGATGGAGAAAAGAAATTACCTCAAAGTATGGCTTTAGTTGATGCGGCTAGATTTACAGTAAAAATGCTCTGTGATAAATCGGAAGAAGTTTCTTCTAAAATGGAATCATTATTAGGTGAAGAAAAGTGGATTACTATAAAAAAGAGTAAAAAAGGCGAAAAAGAAGTAGATTTAAAGACTATGATTAAAGGCTTTAAATATTGGGTGAAAGATAATGAGATTATAATAAATATGTTAATTTCTTCAGGAAGTAGGGAGCACTTATCACCTGATTTAGTAGCATCATATATAAAAGGTAAAATATCAAATATAATTGAAGATGCATTTGTAGATATAAAGAGGGAAGAAATGTATGTATTAAAGGGAAAAAATTACGTGGCTCTATATAAAAGTATTTAG
- a CDS encoding TIGR03960 family B12-binding radical SAM protein: MNKITDHILYKVEKPSRYTGGELNQVVKNLDEIDIRFAFCFPDVYEVGMSHLGTRILYHTINQRKDTYCERVFAPWPDMEAELRKNNISLMTLETKDPLTEFDILGFTLQYEMSYTNILNMLDMSGITLRASERGEDEPIVMAGGPCAYNPEPLYDIVDFFEIGEGEEIMNDVLDIYKKYKGKGKKKEFLREISKIEGVYVPSLYDVTYNEDGTIKEFTPKFEDVKPRVKKRIINNFDKVDFPIDMIVPYSEIVHDRIVLETTRGCTNGCRFCQAGMIYRPVREKSTATLLEQARKMIESTGYQEISLASLSICDYSDIQNLVSKLIFEHASKNVGVALPSIRVDAFSVDLIKEIQKVRKTGLTFAPEAGSQRMRDIINKGLTEERILEATKSAFESGWSTIKLYFILGLPYEEIEDAAGIGELAQKMANVYYGIPKENRQKGLKITVSTSILVPKPFTPFQWAKMARPEEIWQKIDAVKGAIKSRSINYNYHEQKTSLMEAIFARGDRRTCDLLIKAFEKGAKFDGWSEYFDYDLWVEAMKECDIDPEFYVYRERSYDEVLPWDFIDIGVNRKYLELENEKAKRAELTQNCRKGCTGCGVNVNFKEGKCFEGALRN, from the coding sequence ATGAACAAAATTACAGACCATATTCTATATAAGGTTGAAAAACCATCAAGATATACTGGTGGAGAATTAAATCAAGTAGTAAAAAATTTAGATGAAATTGATATAAGATTTGCATTTTGTTTTCCAGATGTATATGAAGTTGGGATGTCTCATTTAGGAACAAGAATACTTTATCATACAATAAATCAAAGAAAAGATACATATTGTGAAAGAGTTTTTGCGCCATGGCCAGATATGGAAGCAGAACTTAGAAAAAATAATATTTCATTAATGACATTGGAAACTAAGGATCCTTTAACAGAATTTGATATTTTAGGATTTACACTTCAATATGAAATGAGTTATACAAATATATTAAATATGTTAGATATGTCAGGAATAACTTTAAGGGCATCAGAAAGAGGAGAAGATGAACCTATAGTTATGGCTGGTGGACCATGTGCATATAATCCTGAGCCTTTATATGATATAGTAGATTTCTTTGAAATAGGCGAAGGTGAAGAAATAATGAATGATGTCCTTGATATCTATAAAAAGTATAAGGGGAAAGGGAAGAAGAAAGAATTTTTAAGAGAGATATCTAAGATAGAAGGTGTTTATGTACCTTCATTATATGATGTTACATATAATGAAGATGGAACGATAAAAGAATTTACACCTAAATTTGAGGATGTAAAACCAAGAGTTAAGAAAAGAATAATAAATAACTTTGATAAAGTAGATTTTCCTATAGATATGATAGTTCCTTACTCAGAAATAGTTCATGATAGAATTGTGTTAGAAACAACAAGAGGATGTACTAATGGATGTAGATTTTGTCAAGCAGGAATGATTTATAGACCTGTTAGAGAAAAAAGTACAGCTACTTTATTAGAACAAGCTAGAAAAATGATTGAATCAACAGGATATCAAGAAATTTCGCTTGCATCATTAAGTATATGCGATTACTCAGATATACAAAATCTTGTAAGTAAGTTAATTTTTGAACATGCATCAAAAAATGTTGGTGTAGCATTACCGTCAATAAGAGTAGATGCATTTTCAGTAGATTTAATAAAGGAAATTCAAAAGGTTAGAAAAACTGGTTTAACATTTGCTCCAGAAGCTGGCTCTCAAAGAATGAGAGATATAATAAATAAAGGGCTAACGGAAGAACGAATATTAGAAGCAACAAAGAGTGCCTTCGAATCAGGATGGAGCACAATTAAGCTGTATTTTATATTAGGATTACCTTATGAAGAAATAGAAGATGCTGCTGGAATAGGTGAATTAGCTCAAAAGATGGCCAATGTTTATTATGGGATTCCAAAAGAAAATAGACAAAAGGGATTAAAAATAACAGTAAGTACATCAATATTAGTTCCAAAGCCATTTACACCATTCCAATGGGCTAAAATGGCAAGGCCAGAAGAAATATGGCAAAAGATTGATGCTGTAAAGGGTGCTATAAAATCAAGATCTATAAATTATAATTATCATGAACAAAAAACTTCACTTATGGAAGCTATATTTGCAAGAGGAGATAGAAGAACTTGTGATTTATTAATTAAAGCTTTTGAAAAAGGAGCTAAATTTGATGGATGGTCAGAATACTTTGATTATGATTTGTGGGTTGAAGCTATGAAAGAATGTGATATAGATCCAGAATTTTATGTGTATAGGGAAAGAAGTTATGATGAAGTGCTTCCATGGGATTTCATTGATATAGGAGTAAATAGAAAATATCTTGAATTAGAAAATGAAAAGGCTAAGAGAGCAGAACTTACACAAAACTGTAGAAAAGGCTGTACAGGATGTGGAGTTAATGTAAACTTTAAAGAAGGGAAGTGTTTCGAAGGTGCGTTACGTAATTAA